The genomic DNA ttttttttttttttaaattatatttgtgcTATAATGTCTCTGTTTTGGGAGGATGTGTATTAAGATTCTGCTGGTAACAAGATGTAGTTATTCATGTGTTGTTATGCCCTTTAAAAACCAATGGTTCTTGGAGCTTGCTTCGTATGCCTATGATTGATCTTATCTGATGGAATGTCCCGTGAAGTTAATTATTCCTTAAGATGATAATTGTTATGGAGAGCGATAATGGATGTTCCCTACCGTATAATCTGTTGATAATGATCATATAATCTTCAGTTAGTCTCACTCCTGTCTTTATAGCTACATTATATTATCATGATCAGGTATTTGTAATTCATTTGTCTTGCTTTCTTAGTTTAGACTGTGATATATAGATTCCTTCAATTAGATATGGTAAGCTAGAAGAGACAAAATGTTTTAGTTTATGGAATCTTCCTGATTTTGTCAATTCTTGAAGAGTAATTGCACAAACTTTCTACTTTTTACTTTGGTTCAGAGTCTTCAGACTGCTATTAAATTCTATATCTTGTTTCTGTTTTGCAGCGGCAATACAATGTTTAAAGAGAAAGAGGCTTATTGAACAGCAGATTGAACTGCTTGGAAATTTCCAATTGCGTATTCATGATCAGGTACTGTTGTAATGTTTTCAAATTtacttacccaaaaaagaaagaaacaaagaaatgtgttgttttcaaatttaaatgaaGTTTTAAGTAATGAGAATTCAAATTGAGTCTTATTATATGTTTGGCTGCTTTGTTGGGAccttatttcaaatttaatatctTTTGCGTTGGCGTTTCAGATGATACTGTTGGAAGGTGCTAAAGCTACAACAGAAACCGTTGATGCATTGAGAACTGGAGCAGCTGCCATGAAGGCCATGCACAAGGCAACGTAAGATGCATCTCAAACATTAATTTGAAATGGAATATTTTATTCTGTTTTGCCTCATTGTATCTCATATGACGTTTTGGTTGCGTAGGAATATTGATGATGTGGATAAAACAATGGATGAGATCAATGAACAGACCGAGAACATGAAACAGATTCAGGAGGCACTATCGACACCCATTGGTGCATCAGCTGATTTCGACGAGGCATGTTTTCAAGTTTTAGTTCTTACGTTCCATCAATTTATTTCTTGAATTGAAAAGTTTGAACTTTCCACTTCGCTCTTTCAGGATGAATTGGAAGCAGAGCTTGAAGAACTGGAAGGAGCTGAGTTGGAGGAACAGCTTCTTCAGCCTGCTACTACTGCTCCTGCTGCTCCTTCTGCACCTGTCCATGTCCCAGCAGGCCGGCGCCCGGCTGGTCCTATTCCTCAGAGGAACAAAGCTGAGGAAGACGAACTTGCTGCATTACAGGCAGAGATGGCTCTCTAAGAGGTCATTCACTCATGTCCTTAGCTGATCTTTAGTTTTGCCAATTTGATCCATGGTTTTCGTTAGTGAAGTTGTGGTTCCTTTAATCTTCACGGAATCGTtttatttgaagttttgaacGGGACCTGCAAACACAACTTTTTAACTAATTCTTTATCAGCTGACAGGGTCTTTTCCCACCACATGGAAACAATATCATGTTAGGATAAAGACACCTTGCAAATGTGTTATGTTTTGCAATCATGTGTTAGATTCAAAGCGAATTTACATGTAAACATGCGCATGTTAGTGTTGAGGGCATCATAGGTTTTTGAAAGATGTACTAATTACTACTAAATTGTGGGGATTTTGGTCGGATTAGGTGGAAGAATTATTGGCTTTTGAAGTTTGTGATGTGAAAGATGCTTTTTGTTTGGGCACTTGATATCAACTTACTTGGTCATGTTGCTGTGCTTGCAGTTACGAATGCAGAGTGGGAGAATATTTTTCAGAAGTCGTTAAGTGCTGTACGATGAGGTTGTTTGGCTGCGTCGACTATCCATTCCCCCATGTGCAGTTGTTTGTAGATATGGCTTGGCTTACGTATAATATTAGATCCTATCTATAATTTGTGACCTGGCattttctaaattattttcTAGATTTAAGAAacttaaattatttattcaaaaaataaaaaataaaaaacttaaattatgtGTCATGTCACGTGCAAAGCTTTCATTATTGCCTTTACTGCCGACAAGCTCACAAGATTCTCGTGCTATTGTCATCGTAATAAATCCTTTTGTTGCCCGAAATTAGCGAGGGGTTTGGACTGAAGTTGACattgttagttttttttggttataagcTGGATAAAAACTTAACTTCTGTAGTCTGTACCACCTAAGCCAAGGGATAAATTATCCCCTTTTTGTCAGTTCCTTGGTTGTTTTAATTATGGCTGCTGATTCGTGTTGTTGTGGAGGGTCAACTTGATATGGGATAGTTCAAAATTCACCCagttaattaaatatgtcaaatTCTTCGATCTTGGTGTgactcatttaaattttatgttaACACGTTTAATAAACAGGTCGTGTTGGGTTGATCCGAACTTGACCCGTTTtgatgaatttatatatatatatatatatatatatatatatatattacaaaaaaaaaaaaccagattTAGCGATGATTTGGATAGTGTCGATTTCTTCAACTGACACTGCAAGGTGTCGGGTTCTGTTCAACTGACACCAAATTAGAAGTGGTGTCGGTTCAAACAGTAATGGACACCAATAATAGTGTCATTTACTATTCAATcaacactaaattaaaaatggtgtcgGTTGAATGGTAAACCAACACCTTTATTAGTGTACtgacaccatttttaatttagtgttgGTTGAGCTAAAACTGTTCAATCGACaccaaatttcaaattttgaatacaGATTTAACTCAAATAGCCGGCGTGGTATATAAAATACCGAAAGGGGCTTCAAGACCAGATCTTCTTCTTTTCGTTGTGGGTTGCTGTACGTTTCGGGTTTGGGTTGATGCCTTCAAGGACAGAAGaccttatcttcttcttcttttcgttTTTCTGGTCTAGATTCAACAAGAAATTGTTGCATCCACAACAATAAATTAATGGTCGTTGTGGGTTGCAGTACGTTTTGGCGGGTTGCTGTACGTTTTGGGTTGATGTTGCCTTCAAGAAGGACAGTGGGGCTGGGcaggggaagaagaagaagaaggagaagaaggagatCCAAGGAAAGAGGGAGAGCAAGAGAGATagagcttaattttttttttttttttttttcatttaaatgaaaaaaataaaaaataatgaaaaaataaattaataaataaatgagaattatatatatatatataaccgtcACCTTTTAAAATGTGTTGGTTTAGGACACTAATTAGTGNNNNNNNNNNNNNNNNNNNNNNNNNNNNNNNNNNNNNNNNNNNNNNNNNNNNNNNNNNNNNNNNNNNNNNNNNNNNNNNNNNNNNNNNNNNNNNNNNNNNttttcccctttttttcttgtttgtggttgttttcaggtcCTGCTTTGCCGATCTTCTCCGCGCCTGTTCGCCGCCCACCGTCCACTGCTGGGCCTTTCGATGCGTCCCCGtcgcgatgagcttccaacgcccctccAGTTTTACGTTCCCGGCGTGTGCGTGATCGGAGTgtgctgtttcttttcttgttttatttatctgttttgttgcttctttaagatatatttatgttttggtGTGCgctttttccctgtattgtttaatttcattgttttgttcggcttgtaataaggctattTCCTTTTCTCACTCGATCTATGCCGCCTttgggttaattagttttggtctagacctttgggttgtggatgtgattaTTATcgagacctttgggttgtggatatggtcattatcctggccttcgggtcgaggaggaagagttttgGCATGAGAGTCTTTTTGctctcagggtcgaggaataattgctatccatgcatttggttgagtctaTCTGTCACAaatctagtattaaatctgattttagtcatggaTTAACggattggtctcgaatcttgtactaaactTGGTAATCTTGTAGCTTcatgctatggttgcttcagagttTTACTCTATGATGTaaaagctttatgctcatgatattattgaatgaaatgttatatttttcttaaaaaaaaaaaaaaaaatggcgtaAGTTGAATAAAGgttaacaattttaattttataagtaatcattcaaatcatgttatattaatCGATATAAAATAAGTTGAGGCACTTTTTCAATCCACTTCGTAATATGTTTTCAACTTTCATTGCTACCAATGATTTCAAATAAGGCGTGTAAACAACACCATCCagaatgataatttaaaaaaaaaaacaaaggttggTGGTGGAGGTTTGGTTTGAAATTAAGGATGGTGGTGGACCGACTGTGAGATAAGGCCTTCTTTGTAAACAACAAACCCTTTACAATGCATTATTCATGATTGGTGaagaaaaaatcaatgtaaaaattagtatagaaaagttaaaaagttgtattgaaaagtgaaaaagttttgttttgtagtaatttttttatttaaatattagtaaaaagtaaatgatgtgatataaaaagtgaataatgtgatataaaaagtgagaatattttgatgttgatttttttaaaaaaatgagatgaatagtgtGGCGGTGTTTGGTGTTGTTCGCCAAACACCACCAAGATTTCAGTGTGCAAGTGTCGGAGAAATTGAGAtaggacccaaaaaaaagacttacaaaacaattaattaacataCATTCATCATTTACTAGCATCCCTTGTTATTAAGAAGTAGATCAATCAGCTATGAATCACGCCTTTTGATGTACagattactagttcgaattttccttCACCCCCCTTATGTggacttgtaaaaaaaaaaaaaaagtacaaacaTCCCTTAAAAGAGATGAAAGCAACATGTTTATCTCTCGCCAATATAATtctaaaataagttttttttttttttttttttttaaatgtattttccAACAATTGCTTTatgattaaaattttcaagttcatacagaaaaatataaaaatatattttcatgtgGTACTATCCATGTCCAAAAATTATAATAGAGTATATTTCTTCCCCTCCCCTAAATACAACTTGTGTGTCATTTGCTTCTTTAAACTTCAACTCAGAGTGATCGAGATCTTGTTATAAAGTTTTGGTGTTAGAGCATTAGTGGTTATTTTtaactactctctctctctctctctctctctatatatatatatatattagttattatttttacaatacaaactctaacaaattatttattatattctctacttttttaaaatattatttttcaatgtttttttattgttttttaaccCTACCCTTTTCttcccctctttctttctctctctctctctctctctctgagatCGGCAGAAGAAATTGGAAGCCAGAGATTTAGAGATAGCATCTTTCGCAACATACATGGAAGCCACTAGGGATGTACAAGCGGTTGTGGTTTGCAATTATTACCGCTAAACGCAATTACCTAATGTGATTATCAAATTTTCATAATCGCAACCACTCCACCTTAAGTggttaacaattttaaaataaccaCCGTTTAGTAGTTATTGAAACTCATAATCACTTTTTAGAAATGAACATTTTGGTGGTTTGGACCTTCATTGAGCTTCCTTTTAAGGCATATTTTAGATGATTTTagacattttttaaataactagAAAGCTTCAAAATGAAACAAagctcaataattttttttttttaaatgaataaagatcaatatcatcaaactcaaaaaaaaaagcttatatCAAACGCACCAAAACGACAACGTtttgtatattattattattattattattatataatttatataaggaAAGACAGTTAACAGTTATTAACCGTCTTATCTGCCCCTAAACCACTAACCGTCATGCCCTAAGTAATTAGTTGTTGTCATGCCCTAAGTAATTAGTTGTTGAAAACCCTAaacaattaatagttttttcttAACTACCAACAAAAGTAGTTATGCGATTAACGGTTATTATGCTGTTAATAATTGCTTGCTTATACACCCCTAGAAGCCACCCTTCTTGATCACACTTGTTGATGCACCATCCCCCTTGGTTGCCCCATATCCACACTGCCCTCCGCCTCCGGTGTCAAAATTGACTGGCTCTTTTTTTCCGTGGATGGAGTCCATACCTCCCACAAAAATTTGTGCCCACAATTCACCCTGTCGTAATTTCCTTTAGCTGGTTGGCTGAAAACAAACCCATGCtaccaaaacataaaagaacaaaacactTCGGCTTGGTTGTGAGTTTAGCCAGCTCAGGCTCTCATGCTCATCCAAGTTGACCACGTCATTAACCTTCGTAATTTTTAGTTATGAATTTTCAGAGTTGTATGATATatgttgtaagagctttatactcatGAAATTTCATCGATAGAAgtttcatatttaaaaaaaggggaaacttcactaagccctCCTGAATTTCTAGCCGATTTTGTAGACCCtccatgaactttcaaatctctcattttttacccttgaacttttattttctctcactttggacccctctgttagttttcaacgttaaagtcaaacaatctgactttttatgcccattatactcCTACTCAGCCAActtgaaattccaaaaatgcccaaaacgacaccgttttgagcattaaaattatatatatattttttttcttttaaaaaaatgaaaaatattaaaactttaaCTTCAAAAAATGGAACCCTACCAAAACAcgttttttatattaaatttttttttctggaaaaaAAACCCTGGAAAGTAGATCGTGTGGAGTTACTAAAATGTAATGGAACCACCCATTTTGGTCATAAGTGGGCCCGACCCCCATGTATTGCTGGGTGTAACTCTAAAAGGCCAGTATTTTGATTGGTTTAGTTTTGGGTAGCCTTAATTCCACCCCTGTGCTGGCACCAATCCCCTTTTGGCCGGAAGGGTCTGACCAACTCCCCAAATCGTTTGGCGTAGGGCGGCCGGGAGCCACCGatcttttctccctttttttaaaaaataatgtaatgtCCTAAAACGCACATCGTTTCGGCCAAATGAAGGTTGtaattttgaagtaaaaaatgGCGTAGTTTAACGTGAGGGtataattggtataaaaaagtcaaaccgtttaaTCTAACGTTGCAAAGTgacagaggggtccaaagtgagcaAATGGAAGTTCATGGAGgattagtgaagtttccccttaaaaaaaataataataaataaataaaggaatgaaccttttttcaaaaaaaaaaaaaatccaacgaTAACACGACTCGTCCGTCACATTAACTTTGCTCACAGCCTGTCATTAAACCCTCCTCTTCTCCCCCTTCTGTAGATTACCAACTCGAGTCTTTTCCAGCGGGCGACCTTTCTCACTTCGAAGTTCCAACCCAACTCGTGACTTCTCAAAGTCCTAATACTGTTTTCGGTTTTATCAGGtcagttaatatatatattttaaaatttcacaatTTCTCTTGGAACAGTTATTACGGATTTGATTAGTTTTCCACAGATGGGTTCAATTTGCTAATCAACCTGTTTGGCTTTGTTGCAGTGCTTATAGATTCTGATTTTTCTCCTTCTCCAGCAACCGAGAGCGTTTTTGAGCACTAAAACGAACCAATCATGTTTCAGCGAGTTTTCGGAAAGCCTAAGCCGGACCACAACCCCGTAGCAACGTTAGACAAGTTAAACGAGGTTTGATTTAGATTATTCCTTATTTGTGCAAGAGCTATATTCTGTTGAAACAAACAGGGCCTTACTCTATTCACTTTTGCTTCAGAAATTGCTTTGTCGGTGCATATTATGAATGAAACCATATCAAAAATTGCTTTTTcgcatttttacttttaaaaaaaaatattattgatttcGTTTTTTTGGCTATATTGGAATCTGAAGGAGATATGGTTAACAGAACATGCATGGTAGAAACCGTTTGTTAGTACTGATTTTGTTCAATCTTATTATTCTGGCTTGTTCCCTCTTTTACATGTCGTTTCTTGGTTCACCAACTGATTGCCCCACAAGAAGT from Corylus avellana chromosome ca6, CavTom2PMs-1.0 includes the following:
- the LOC132184549 gene encoding vacuolar protein sorting-associated protein 32 homolog 2-like, with the protein product MFQRVFGKPKPDHNPVATLDKLNETLEMLEKKENVLSRKVAAEVEKAKEFSNAKNKKAAIQCLKRKRLIEQQIELLGNFQLRIHDQMILLEGAKATTETVDALRTGAAAMKAMHKATNIDDVDKTMDEINEQTENMKQIQEALSTPIGASADFDEDELEAELEELEGAELEEQLLQPATTAPAAPSAPVHVPAGRRPAGPIPQRNKAEEDELAALQAEMAL